The Planifilum fulgidum genome segment CGCTCAGCTGGCGGAGACCTCCCGGGGGGCGCAGGGGTTTGCCTTCGGCGCCCTGATCGCCTTTTACGTCCTGCGGGCGGTCGGGGATGTGGAGGCGGAGGCGGCCTCTCTCCTTTCACCCCTGGGATGGGTGTCCAGAGCCTATGTATTTTTGGAAAACGAGTGGTGGCCGGTCGGGCTGTCGGTTTTGGCGGCGGCTGTTCTCATCGTCCTTTCCCTTTACCTCCACGCCGTCCGCGACATGGGCGCCGGATTCCTCCCCGCCCGCAGGGGAAGGGCGCGCGCCGGCGCCCTGTTGAAGACTCCCTTCGGTTTCGTCCTGCGCCAGCAGAGTACGACCGTTTTCTCCTGGGCGCTCGGCATCTTCCTGCTCAGCGCCTCCTTCGGGGCGATTCTCGGGGAATTGGAAACCTACTACGGCGACATGGAGTTGATCCTGCAGATATTGGGAGAGGACGACGCCTCCGGCTTGACGGAACAATTTTTGTCGCTGATCATCGTCATCATCACCCTGTTCGGCATCGTTCCCGCCCTCACGACCGTGTTGAAACTGCAGGGGGAGGAAAACAAAAACCGGTCCGAACTGTTTTACAGCGGGGCCGTTTCCCGGCGGACCATGATGTTTTCCTACGGCGCCGCCGCGCTGCTCGTCTCGGCGTTGATGCAGTTCATGCTCGCCCTGGGCATCTGGTCGGCGGGGGCTTCGGTCCTGGAGGGGGTCGCAACCTTCGGGAAGCTGGTTCAATCCGTCCTCGTCCATCTTCCGGCCATGTGGGTGATGCTCGGCCTCGCCTTTCTGTTGATCGGTTTTGCGCCGAGGGCGGTGCACCTGGTATGGCTGTATTTCACCTTTTGCTTCGTCGTCGTTTATTTCGGCGATCTGTTGGAATTTCCCGATTGGCTGAAGGGGATTTCCGCCTTCCACCACATTCCGGAGCCGTTGGTGGAGTCCTTCCGGCCGGGTCCCGTCCTTCTGTTGACGCTCCTTTTCGCCCTCCTTTCCATGGCGGGTTATGCCGGGTATC includes the following:
- a CDS encoding ABC transporter permease — its product is MKGEAFKGTGSLMKLLFRKDRLKIAVWLAGFLLVTASAAAAYPTVYKTEEDLAGFALTMKNPAMKAMVGPGYDTSDFTTSLVFAVEMLMFSVVAAAVMNILLVGGATRTDEEEGRLELIRSLPVGRLAYLGAALVEALIVNGLLALLIGTALSRTDLDGLTAESAFLYGALLGSAGFLFAGVTALFAQLAETSRGAQGFAFGALIAFYVLRAVGDVEAEAASLLSPLGWVSRAYVFLENEWWPVGLSVLAAAVLIVLSLYLHAVRDMGAGFLPARRGRARAGALLKTPFGFVLRQQSTTVFSWALGIFLLSASFGAILGELETYYGDMELILQILGEDDASGLTEQFLSLIIVIITLFGIVPALTTVLKLQGEENKNRSELFYSGAVSRRTMMFSYGAAALLVSALMQFMLALGIWSAGASVLEGVATFGKLVQSVLVHLPAMWVMLGLAFLLIGFAPRAVHLVWLYFTFCFVVVYFGDLLEFPDWLKGISAFHHIPEPLVESFRPGPVLLLTLLFALLSMAGYAGYRRRDITG